The DNA sequence GAGGCGGACCTGAGGCAGCGAGTTCTTCACAGGGCGGGTCCGGCGTCTTCGCCGGGCCCGCCCGTCGTTATGGCAGGTTAGGACCTCGTGGAGACCCTCCAGATCACCGCAGCGACCCCGGAGTCGGCGCTGCTCGACCTGCCCTGGCGCGTGCCGCTCGAGCAGTGGCCGGCCGATGTGCTGGCCGCGCTCCCCCGCGGCATCTCACGCCACATCGTGCGCTTCGTGAAACTGCGCAAGCGGGTGCTCGCCGTCAAGGAGACGCGCGACCACTACGCGTTCCGCGAGTACGAGCTGCTGCGCCGCCTGCAGAAGCTCGAGGTGCCCTGCGTGGTGCCGCTCGCCGTGGTGACCGGGCGGGTCGACGACGACGGTGAGCCGCTCGAGGCGGCCATCATCACCGAGCACCTCGCGTTCTCGCTGCCCTACCGGGCCGTGTTCAGCCAGTCGCTGCGCCCCGACACCGCCACGCGCCTCATCGACGCCCTGGCCGTCCTGCTGGTGCGCCTGCACCTGGTGGGCTTCTACTGGGGCGACGTGTCACTGTCCAACACGCTGTTCCGCCGCGACGCCGACCGCTTCGCCGCCTACCTGGTCGACGCCGAGACGGGTGACCTGCACCGTGAGCTCACCCCCGGGCAGCGCGCCTACGACCTCGACCTCGCCCGCACCAACATCATCGGCGAGCTGTTCGACCTGGAGGCCGGCGAGCTGCTCGACGAGGAGGTCGACGCGATCGGGATCGGCGACGCGCTCGTGGCCCGCTACGAGGAGCTGTGGGCGGCACTGACCCAGGTCGAGTCGTTCTCCGGTGAGGAGCGCTGGCGCGTCGACGAGCGCATCCGGCGCCTCAACGACCTGGGCTTCGACGTCGGCGAGCTCGCGATCGTCACCGACATCGACGGCACTACGGTGCAGATCCAGCCCAAGGTCGTCGACGCCGGGCACCACTCGCGCCGCCTGCTGCGCCTGACGGGCCTGGACGTGCAGGACAACCAGGCTCGGCGCCTGCTCAACGACCTCGACGCCTGGCGGGCCGCGACCGACCGCCTCAACGACTCCGAGCAGTTGGTGTCGCACGACTGGCTGCTGCACTCGTTCGAGCCGACCATCGCCGCGGTGCCGCGTGAGCTGCGCCGCAAGCTTGAGCCGGCGCAGCTCTTCCACGAGGTCCTCGACCACCGCTGGTACATGTCCCAGCGGGAGGGCCGCGACGTGCCCATGCCCGAGGCCGCGGTGTCGTACGTCGACCAGGTGCTGCGCCACCGCCCGGACGAGCAGGCCCTCATCGGCGAGACCGGCGACGAGCTCTACGGCTGACCCCACCGCTGGTGGTTGAGCCCGTCGAAACCACCCCACTCCCCTGGTTGACCCCGACGAAACCACCCCACCCCGGTGGTTGAGCCCGTCGAAACCACGGGACGAGTCAGACAGCGGTGGTTTCGACAGGCTCAACCACCCGTGGGGTGGGCGGCGGGGTCAGCTCGCGGCGCGGCGGGCCTTGGCGATCTCGTAGAGCGTGATGCTGGTCGCGACACCGGCGTTGAGCGACTCGACGGCCGTCGAGTCGATCGGGATCGACGCGACGACGTCGCAGGCCTCGCGCACGAGGCGCCCCATGCCCTTGCCCTCCGACCCGACGACGACCACGAGCGGGTCGGTCGCCAGGTGCAGCTCCCCGACTTCGGTGTCACCGTCGCCGTCGAGCCCGACGACGAAGCACCCGGCCTTCTTCAG is a window from the Xylanimonas ulmi genome containing:
- a CDS encoding DUF4032 domain-containing protein is translated as METLQITAATPESALLDLPWRVPLEQWPADVLAALPRGISRHIVRFVKLRKRVLAVKETRDHYAFREYELLRRLQKLEVPCVVPLAVVTGRVDDDGEPLEAAIITEHLAFSLPYRAVFSQSLRPDTATRLIDALAVLLVRLHLVGFYWGDVSLSNTLFRRDADRFAAYLVDAETGDLHRELTPGQRAYDLDLARTNIIGELFDLEAGELLDEEVDAIGIGDALVARYEELWAALTQVESFSGEERWRVDERIRRLNDLGFDVGELAIVTDIDGTTVQIQPKVVDAGHHSRRLLRLTGLDVQDNQARRLLNDLDAWRAATDRLNDSEQLVSHDWLLHSFEPTIAAVPRELRRKLEPAQLFHEVLDHRWYMSQREGRDVPMPEAAVSYVDQVLRHRPDEQALIGETGDELYG